Proteins from a genomic interval of Acanthopagrus latus isolate v.2019 chromosome 7, fAcaLat1.1, whole genome shotgun sequence:
- the mfsd2al2 gene encoding sodium-dependent lysophosphatidylcholine symporter 1 isoform X3 — translation MSCLKDFTSRVQTLKNQLLKQAEDRESCSAGQQRGSGGIPLARKMCYAVGGVPYQMTTVALGVSLQIFLLDVVQMEASYVSMILFVSRAWDAVTDPLIGYLVGRSNWTPIGKLTPWLVLSSPFGVLSYLLLWFVPGGSMSPAVRVLWFLTAACLFETIMSQKAFLTSALVMGALFFLCSLVLFLGVTEQRAALCSDDRVRPPYLTSLKMLMCHIPYQRLLLGFVFSALAFQMSLGNFALFCSHAAGLGAHFQHLLLALLLSASVAVPLWQTVLLRIGKKVTVFIGLSLFIPASIIVACVPSNLPVFMIMCILMGFSIATVFLLPWSMLPDVVDDFAARHPSYKDLEPLFFSCYAFCSKLAGGLSVGISTMTLHFVGYRASACIHGDGVVTALVVLFSPVPIALLLMGMVFFRSYPINERQSLQLQEQPTTVCTEATSSSSETREHNSERPTNVQPPRDDVTTTSHSNTKTNATSHQSKSSPRCYKHDKKCSVKSSVPSDVSQSCSGEYSGPKSVVKSDVNLKRHEQRLSRYPQPGEDKSGRNVPENDPGTSSSRSNVKSKVSWV, via the exons ATGAGTTGTCTCAAGGACTTTACGAGTCGAGTACAGACATTAAAGAATCAGTTATTAAAACAGGCCGAGGACAGAGAGTCATGCAGCGCAGGTCAGCAGAGG GGGTCGGGGGGGATTCCTCTTGCCAGGAAGATGTGTTACGCTGTGGGTGGGGTCCCGTATCAGATGACCACAGTAGCTTTGGGTGTTTCCCTGCAGATCTTTCTTCTGGATGTTGTGCAG ATGGAGGCCTCCTACGTCTCCATGATCTTATTCGTGAGTCGGGCCTGGGACGCCGTGACGGACCCTCTGATTGGATATCTGGTGGGCCGCAGTAACTGGACGCCCATCGGCAAACTCACTCCATG GCTGGTTCTTTCCTCTCCGTTTGGCGTCCTGTCctatctgctgctgtggttcGTGCCGGGAGGCTCCATGTCTCCGGCTGTCAGGGTGCTGTGGTTCCTCACGGCGGCCTGCCTGTTCGAGACCATCATGAGT CAAAAGGCTTTCCTGACCTCAGCTCTGGTCATGGGTGccctgtttttcctctgcagtctgGTTCTCTTCCTCGGGGTGACGGAGCAGCGTG CGGCTCTCTGCTCTGATGACAGAGTGCGACCGCCCTATCTGACCTCGCTGAAGATGCTGATGTGCCACATTCCTTACCAGCGCCTGCTGCTTGGCTTTGTGTTCAGTGCACTTGCATTTCAG ATGTCCTTGGGTAATTTTGCACTCTTTTGCAGTCATGCAGCCGGGCTGGGAGCCCATTTCCAGCACCTCCTGCTGGCTCTACTG TTGTCTGCCTCTGTCGCAGTTCCTCTGTGGCAAACAGTTCTTCTGAGAATAGGAAAGAAGGTCACAGTTTTCATCGGACTGTCA CTCTTCATCCCGGCTTCGATCATAGTCGCTTGTGTCCCCAGTAACCTGCCAGTCTTCATGATTATGTGCATTCTGATGGGATTCAGCATTGCGACCGTATTCCTGCTCCCCTG GTCCATGCTCCCTGATGTGGTGGACGACTTCGCAGCGAGACACCCATCCTACAAAGACCTGGagcctctgtttttctcctgctaCGCCTTCTGCAGTAAGCTGGCTGGAGGCCTGTCTGTCGGGATCTCAACCATGACATTACA TTTTGTGGGCTACAGAGCTTCCGCCTGTATCCATGGCGACGGAGTGGTGACGGCTCTGGTTGTGTTGTTCTCGCCGGTTCCCATCGCGCTGCTGCTGATGGGGATGGTCTTCTTTCGCTCCTACCCAATCAATGAGAGGCAATCTTTACAGCTCCAGGAACAGCCGACAACAGTTTG CACAGAAGCTACATCCTCCTCATCAGAGacaagagaacacaactcagagcGACCGACAAATGTGCAGCCGCCTCGTGACGATGTGACAACCACTTCACATTCTAACACTAAGACCAACGCCACGTCGCACCAGTCAAAGTCCTCACCACGTTGTTACAAGCATGATAAAAAATGCTCTGTCAAGTCATCTGTCCCATCTGATGtatcacagagctgctctggagaATACAGCGGGCCTAAATCAGTCGTCAAGTCAGACGTAAATCTGAAGCGTCATGAGCAGAGACTCAGCCGGTACCCGCAGCCAGGAGAAGATAaatcaggcagaaatgttccgGAGAACGATCCTGGGACGTCATCTAGCAGGTCGAATGTGAAATCTAAAGTCTCCTGGGTTTAG
- the mfsd2al2 gene encoding sodium-dependent lysophosphatidylcholine symporter 1 isoform X2, whose product MSCLKDFTSRVQTLKNQLLKQAEDRESCSAGQQRGSGGIPLARKMCYAVGGVPYQMTTVALGVSLQIFLLDVVQMEASYVSMILFVSRAWDAVTDPLIGYLVGRSNWTPIGKLTPWLVLSSPFGVLSYLLLWFVPGGSMSPAVRVLWFLTAACLFETIMSCYNVPYISLNMFLGGDHRDRDSATAYRMTVEMVAMLLASVIQGQVVAVYNTEKQEACQHADQETPQSTSSAQNASLQGTQKAFLTSALVMGALFFLCSLVLFLGVTEQRAALCSDDRVRPPYLTSLKMLMCHIPYQRLLLGFVFSALAFQMSLGNFALFCSHAAGLGAHFQHLLLALLLSASVAVPLWQTVLLRIGKKVTVFIGLSLFIPASIIVACVPSNLPVFMIMCILMGFSIATVFLLPWSMLPDVVDDFAARHPSYKDLEPLFFSCYAFCSKLAGGLSVGISTMTLHTEATSSSSETREHNSERPTNVQPPRDDVTTTSHSNTKTNATSHQSKSSPRCYKHDKKCSVKSSVPSDVSQSCSGEYSGPKSVVKSDVNLKRHEQRLSRYPQPGEDKSGRNVPENDPGTSSSRSNVKSKVSWV is encoded by the exons ATGAGTTGTCTCAAGGACTTTACGAGTCGAGTACAGACATTAAAGAATCAGTTATTAAAACAGGCCGAGGACAGAGAGTCATGCAGCGCAGGTCAGCAGAGG GGGTCGGGGGGGATTCCTCTTGCCAGGAAGATGTGTTACGCTGTGGGTGGGGTCCCGTATCAGATGACCACAGTAGCTTTGGGTGTTTCCCTGCAGATCTTTCTTCTGGATGTTGTGCAG ATGGAGGCCTCCTACGTCTCCATGATCTTATTCGTGAGTCGGGCCTGGGACGCCGTGACGGACCCTCTGATTGGATATCTGGTGGGCCGCAGTAACTGGACGCCCATCGGCAAACTCACTCCATG GCTGGTTCTTTCCTCTCCGTTTGGCGTCCTGTCctatctgctgctgtggttcGTGCCGGGAGGCTCCATGTCTCCGGCTGTCAGGGTGCTGTGGTTCCTCACGGCGGCCTGCCTGTTCGAGACCATCATGAGT TGCTACAACGTGCCGTACATCTCCCTCAACATGTTCCTGGGGGGAGATCACAGAGACAGGGACTCGGCGACGGCCTACA GGATGACTGTGGAGATGGTGGCGATGCTGTTGGCGTCTGTGATCCAGGGTCAAGTTGTCGCCGTGTACAACACAGAGAAGCAGGAGGCCTGTCAACACGCGGACCAGGAGACTCCTCAAAGCACGTCTTCAGCGCAGAATGCCTCCCTCCAGGGAACG CAAAAGGCTTTCCTGACCTCAGCTCTGGTCATGGGTGccctgtttttcctctgcagtctgGTTCTCTTCCTCGGGGTGACGGAGCAGCGTG CGGCTCTCTGCTCTGATGACAGAGTGCGACCGCCCTATCTGACCTCGCTGAAGATGCTGATGTGCCACATTCCTTACCAGCGCCTGCTGCTTGGCTTTGTGTTCAGTGCACTTGCATTTCAG ATGTCCTTGGGTAATTTTGCACTCTTTTGCAGTCATGCAGCCGGGCTGGGAGCCCATTTCCAGCACCTCCTGCTGGCTCTACTG TTGTCTGCCTCTGTCGCAGTTCCTCTGTGGCAAACAGTTCTTCTGAGAATAGGAAAGAAGGTCACAGTTTTCATCGGACTGTCA CTCTTCATCCCGGCTTCGATCATAGTCGCTTGTGTCCCCAGTAACCTGCCAGTCTTCATGATTATGTGCATTCTGATGGGATTCAGCATTGCGACCGTATTCCTGCTCCCCTG GTCCATGCTCCCTGATGTGGTGGACGACTTCGCAGCGAGACACCCATCCTACAAAGACCTGGagcctctgtttttctcctgctaCGCCTTCTGCAGTAAGCTGGCTGGAGGCCTGTCTGTCGGGATCTCAACCATGACATTACA CACAGAAGCTACATCCTCCTCATCAGAGacaagagaacacaactcagagcGACCGACAAATGTGCAGCCGCCTCGTGACGATGTGACAACCACTTCACATTCTAACACTAAGACCAACGCCACGTCGCACCAGTCAAAGTCCTCACCACGTTGTTACAAGCATGATAAAAAATGCTCTGTCAAGTCATCTGTCCCATCTGATGtatcacagagctgctctggagaATACAGCGGGCCTAAATCAGTCGTCAAGTCAGACGTAAATCTGAAGCGTCATGAGCAGAGACTCAGCCGGTACCCGCAGCCAGGAGAAGATAaatcaggcagaaatgttccgGAGAACGATCCTGGGACGTCATCTAGCAGGTCGAATGTGAAATCTAAAGTCTCCTGGGTTTAG
- the mfsd2al2 gene encoding sodium-dependent lysophosphatidylcholine symporter 1 isoform X4: MSCLKDFTSRVQTLKNQLLKQAEDRESCSAGQQRGSGGIPLARKMCYAVGGVPYQMTTVALGVSLQIFLLDVVQMEASYVSMILFVSRAWDAVTDPLIGYLVGRSNWTPIGKLTPWLVLSSPFGVLSYLLLWFVPGGSMSPAVRVLWFLTAACLFETIMSCYNVPYISLNMFLGGDHRDRDSATAYRMTVEMVAMLLASVIQGQVVAVYNTEKQEACQHADQETPQSTSSAQNASLQGTQKAFLTSALVMGALFFLCSLVLFLGVTEQRAALCSDDRVRPPYLTSLKMLMCHIPYQRLLLGFVFSALAFQMSLGNFALFCSHAAGLGAHFQHLLLALLLSASVAVPLWQTVLLRIGKKVTVFIGLSLFIPASIIVACVPSNLPVFMIMCILMGFSIATVFLLPWSMLPDVVDDFAARHPSYKDLEPLFFSCYAFCSKLAGGLSVGISTMTLHFVGYRASACIHGDGVVTALVVLFSPVPIALLLMGMVFFRSYPINERQSLQLQEQPTTV; this comes from the exons ATGAGTTGTCTCAAGGACTTTACGAGTCGAGTACAGACATTAAAGAATCAGTTATTAAAACAGGCCGAGGACAGAGAGTCATGCAGCGCAGGTCAGCAGAGG GGGTCGGGGGGGATTCCTCTTGCCAGGAAGATGTGTTACGCTGTGGGTGGGGTCCCGTATCAGATGACCACAGTAGCTTTGGGTGTTTCCCTGCAGATCTTTCTTCTGGATGTTGTGCAG ATGGAGGCCTCCTACGTCTCCATGATCTTATTCGTGAGTCGGGCCTGGGACGCCGTGACGGACCCTCTGATTGGATATCTGGTGGGCCGCAGTAACTGGACGCCCATCGGCAAACTCACTCCATG GCTGGTTCTTTCCTCTCCGTTTGGCGTCCTGTCctatctgctgctgtggttcGTGCCGGGAGGCTCCATGTCTCCGGCTGTCAGGGTGCTGTGGTTCCTCACGGCGGCCTGCCTGTTCGAGACCATCATGAGT TGCTACAACGTGCCGTACATCTCCCTCAACATGTTCCTGGGGGGAGATCACAGAGACAGGGACTCGGCGACGGCCTACA GGATGACTGTGGAGATGGTGGCGATGCTGTTGGCGTCTGTGATCCAGGGTCAAGTTGTCGCCGTGTACAACACAGAGAAGCAGGAGGCCTGTCAACACGCGGACCAGGAGACTCCTCAAAGCACGTCTTCAGCGCAGAATGCCTCCCTCCAGGGAACG CAAAAGGCTTTCCTGACCTCAGCTCTGGTCATGGGTGccctgtttttcctctgcagtctgGTTCTCTTCCTCGGGGTGACGGAGCAGCGTG CGGCTCTCTGCTCTGATGACAGAGTGCGACCGCCCTATCTGACCTCGCTGAAGATGCTGATGTGCCACATTCCTTACCAGCGCCTGCTGCTTGGCTTTGTGTTCAGTGCACTTGCATTTCAG ATGTCCTTGGGTAATTTTGCACTCTTTTGCAGTCATGCAGCCGGGCTGGGAGCCCATTTCCAGCACCTCCTGCTGGCTCTACTG TTGTCTGCCTCTGTCGCAGTTCCTCTGTGGCAAACAGTTCTTCTGAGAATAGGAAAGAAGGTCACAGTTTTCATCGGACTGTCA CTCTTCATCCCGGCTTCGATCATAGTCGCTTGTGTCCCCAGTAACCTGCCAGTCTTCATGATTATGTGCATTCTGATGGGATTCAGCATTGCGACCGTATTCCTGCTCCCCTG GTCCATGCTCCCTGATGTGGTGGACGACTTCGCAGCGAGACACCCATCCTACAAAGACCTGGagcctctgtttttctcctgctaCGCCTTCTGCAGTAAGCTGGCTGGAGGCCTGTCTGTCGGGATCTCAACCATGACATTACA TTTTGTGGGCTACAGAGCTTCCGCCTGTATCCATGGCGACGGAGTGGTGACGGCTCTGGTTGTGTTGTTCTCGCCGGTTCCCATCGCGCTGCTGCTGATGGGGATGGTCTTCTTTCGCTCCTACCCAATCAATGAGAGGCAATCTTTACAGCTCCAGGAACAGCCGACAACAGTTTG A
- the fkbp1aa gene encoding FKBP prolyl isomerase 1Aa: protein MGVEIETIRPGDGQTFPKKGQRVVVHYVGTLPDGKVFDSSRSRERPFKFKIGHQEVIRGWEEGVAQMSVGQRAKLICSPDYAYGSKGHPGIIPPNCTLTFDVELIGLEA from the exons ATGGGAGTAGAAATTGAGACCATACGTCCAGGCGATG gacagACATTTCCGAAGAAGGGGCAGCGCGTCGTGGTGCACTATGTCG GCACACTGCCGGATGGGAAAGTGTTTGACTCGTCGAGGTCCCGGGAAAGGCCGTTCAAATTCAAGATTGGACACCAGGAGGTTATTCGTGGTTGGGAAGAAGGAGTAGCCCAG ATGAGTGTCGGCCAGCGAGCAAAGCTGATTTGCTCGCCAGACTACGCCTATGGCAGCAAAGGGCACCCGGGGATCATCCCACCGAACTGCACTCTCACCTTCGACGTGGAGCTCATCGGCCTGGAGGCCTGA
- the fam110a gene encoding protein FAM110B — MPVETLQSPARQPGRTAVVATPPRLRPKGPVGPDFYRRFPATAGAPRQSAVERLEADKAKYVKSQVALSKQQPVRAPDMRKPLLSPGSDLRPTRKTQTPTKAKKEEVQLNLEHLTNLISGVSDASASGDSKAPNGGPCPTPAGVQQKKERPCPPPRPDWSSPAKVRLKASGPARVESSGSPGAPAAGTVRRVDVMPQVRTPSRPPHFIRQPLQPIPLHSQFPLRPATSHLRLFQSRTTTAPPSPLKPVVAPSKPDSPPSSPAGTPTPTPPHPNLSLFPPPSPAITRRSSSSSKKRPSLTRSKSDMSDRCSRAGTDLERFFNLCGLDPADLQEWTGSTSDIVSMARFRSVSAPGSECAGSGREDEEEEEEEEGGAGNAAERVPYGVSVIERNARVIKWLYGLRHAKDNATKSTNL, encoded by the coding sequence ATGCCTGTTGAGACTCTTCAAAGCCCAGCGAGGCAGCCGGGGAGGACTGCAGTTGTCGCTACACCGCCACGATTGCGACCCAAAGGGCCAGTGGGGCCGGACTTCTACCGGCGCTTCCCTGCAACAGCGGGCGCACCGAGGCAGAGTGCGGTGGAGAGGCTGGAAGCAGACAAGGCGAAATATGTCAAGAGTCAGGTGGCTCTGTCCAAACAGCAGCCGGTCCGGGCTCCAGACATGAGGAAGCCTCTGCTGAGCCCCGGTTCTGATCTGAGGCCCACTAGGAAGACCCAAACTCCAACGAAAGCAAAGAAGGAGGAAGTTCAGCTCAACCTGGAGCACCTGACTAATCTGATCAGTGGTGTGAGTGATGCGTCAGCCTCAGGGGACAGTAAAGCTCCTAATGGTGGTCCATGCCCCACACCTGCAGGGGTGCAACAGAAGAAGGAGAGGCCGTGTCCACCGCCGCGTCCTGACTGGTCCAGTCCAGCTAAAGTGAGATTAAAAGCCTCTGGGCCTGCCAGGGTGGAGAGTTCCGGGTCTCCTGGAGCTCCAGCTGCAGGGACGGTACGCAGAGTGGACGTCATGCCTCAGGTGAGGACACCCAGCAGACCACCTCACTTCATCCGGCAGCCCCTTCAGCCCATCCCGTTACATTCCCAGTTTCCACTCCGCCCGGCTACCTCACACCTGCGTCTCTTCCAGtccagaacaacaacagcacctccttctcctctgaaACCCGTCGTCGCACCATCGAAACCAGAcagccccccctcctctccagctgGAACCCCCACACCAACTCCGCCCCACCCAAACCTCAGCCtgttccctcctccctccccagcGATCACCCGTCggtcctcctccagctccaagAAGCGCCCCTCCCTGACCCGGTCCAAGTCGGACATGAGCGACCGGTGCTCCCGAGCCGGGACGGACCTGGAGCGCTTCTTCAACCTGTGTGGTCTGGATCCAGCAGACCTGCAGGAGTGGACCGGATCTACTTCTGACATTGTGTCCATGGCTCGTTTCCGCAGTGTGAGCGCTCCGGGGTCCGAGTGTGCAGGCTCCggcagagaggatgaagaggaggaggaggaggaggaaggaggtgcTGGTAATGCGGCTGAGCGTGTTCCCTACGGCGTCTCTGTTATTGAGAGAAATGCGAGAGTGATTAAATGGCTGTATGGACTCCGGCACGCCAAGGACAACGCAACTAAAAGCACCAACTTATAG
- the mfsd2al2 gene encoding sodium-dependent lysophosphatidylcholine symporter 1 isoform X1 has protein sequence MSCLKDFTSRVQTLKNQLLKQAEDRESCSAGQQRGSGGIPLARKMCYAVGGVPYQMTTVALGVSLQIFLLDVVQMEASYVSMILFVSRAWDAVTDPLIGYLVGRSNWTPIGKLTPWLVLSSPFGVLSYLLLWFVPGGSMSPAVRVLWFLTAACLFETIMSCYNVPYISLNMFLGGDHRDRDSATAYRMTVEMVAMLLASVIQGQVVAVYNTEKQEACQHADQETPQSTSSAQNASLQGTQKAFLTSALVMGALFFLCSLVLFLGVTEQRAALCSDDRVRPPYLTSLKMLMCHIPYQRLLLGFVFSALAFQMSLGNFALFCSHAAGLGAHFQHLLLALLLSASVAVPLWQTVLLRIGKKVTVFIGLSLFIPASIIVACVPSNLPVFMIMCILMGFSIATVFLLPWSMLPDVVDDFAARHPSYKDLEPLFFSCYAFCSKLAGGLSVGISTMTLHFVGYRASACIHGDGVVTALVVLFSPVPIALLLMGMVFFRSYPINERQSLQLQEQPTTVCTEATSSSSETREHNSERPTNVQPPRDDVTTTSHSNTKTNATSHQSKSSPRCYKHDKKCSVKSSVPSDVSQSCSGEYSGPKSVVKSDVNLKRHEQRLSRYPQPGEDKSGRNVPENDPGTSSSRSNVKSKVSWV, from the exons ATGAGTTGTCTCAAGGACTTTACGAGTCGAGTACAGACATTAAAGAATCAGTTATTAAAACAGGCCGAGGACAGAGAGTCATGCAGCGCAGGTCAGCAGAGG GGGTCGGGGGGGATTCCTCTTGCCAGGAAGATGTGTTACGCTGTGGGTGGGGTCCCGTATCAGATGACCACAGTAGCTTTGGGTGTTTCCCTGCAGATCTTTCTTCTGGATGTTGTGCAG ATGGAGGCCTCCTACGTCTCCATGATCTTATTCGTGAGTCGGGCCTGGGACGCCGTGACGGACCCTCTGATTGGATATCTGGTGGGCCGCAGTAACTGGACGCCCATCGGCAAACTCACTCCATG GCTGGTTCTTTCCTCTCCGTTTGGCGTCCTGTCctatctgctgctgtggttcGTGCCGGGAGGCTCCATGTCTCCGGCTGTCAGGGTGCTGTGGTTCCTCACGGCGGCCTGCCTGTTCGAGACCATCATGAGT TGCTACAACGTGCCGTACATCTCCCTCAACATGTTCCTGGGGGGAGATCACAGAGACAGGGACTCGGCGACGGCCTACA GGATGACTGTGGAGATGGTGGCGATGCTGTTGGCGTCTGTGATCCAGGGTCAAGTTGTCGCCGTGTACAACACAGAGAAGCAGGAGGCCTGTCAACACGCGGACCAGGAGACTCCTCAAAGCACGTCTTCAGCGCAGAATGCCTCCCTCCAGGGAACG CAAAAGGCTTTCCTGACCTCAGCTCTGGTCATGGGTGccctgtttttcctctgcagtctgGTTCTCTTCCTCGGGGTGACGGAGCAGCGTG CGGCTCTCTGCTCTGATGACAGAGTGCGACCGCCCTATCTGACCTCGCTGAAGATGCTGATGTGCCACATTCCTTACCAGCGCCTGCTGCTTGGCTTTGTGTTCAGTGCACTTGCATTTCAG ATGTCCTTGGGTAATTTTGCACTCTTTTGCAGTCATGCAGCCGGGCTGGGAGCCCATTTCCAGCACCTCCTGCTGGCTCTACTG TTGTCTGCCTCTGTCGCAGTTCCTCTGTGGCAAACAGTTCTTCTGAGAATAGGAAAGAAGGTCACAGTTTTCATCGGACTGTCA CTCTTCATCCCGGCTTCGATCATAGTCGCTTGTGTCCCCAGTAACCTGCCAGTCTTCATGATTATGTGCATTCTGATGGGATTCAGCATTGCGACCGTATTCCTGCTCCCCTG GTCCATGCTCCCTGATGTGGTGGACGACTTCGCAGCGAGACACCCATCCTACAAAGACCTGGagcctctgtttttctcctgctaCGCCTTCTGCAGTAAGCTGGCTGGAGGCCTGTCTGTCGGGATCTCAACCATGACATTACA TTTTGTGGGCTACAGAGCTTCCGCCTGTATCCATGGCGACGGAGTGGTGACGGCTCTGGTTGTGTTGTTCTCGCCGGTTCCCATCGCGCTGCTGCTGATGGGGATGGTCTTCTTTCGCTCCTACCCAATCAATGAGAGGCAATCTTTACAGCTCCAGGAACAGCCGACAACAGTTTG CACAGAAGCTACATCCTCCTCATCAGAGacaagagaacacaactcagagcGACCGACAAATGTGCAGCCGCCTCGTGACGATGTGACAACCACTTCACATTCTAACACTAAGACCAACGCCACGTCGCACCAGTCAAAGTCCTCACCACGTTGTTACAAGCATGATAAAAAATGCTCTGTCAAGTCATCTGTCCCATCTGATGtatcacagagctgctctggagaATACAGCGGGCCTAAATCAGTCGTCAAGTCAGACGTAAATCTGAAGCGTCATGAGCAGAGACTCAGCCGGTACCCGCAGCCAGGAGAAGATAaatcaggcagaaatgttccgGAGAACGATCCTGGGACGTCATCTAGCAGGTCGAATGTGAAATCTAAAGTCTCCTGGGTTTAG